In a single window of the Gossypium hirsutum isolate 1008001.06 chromosome A13, Gossypium_hirsutum_v2.1, whole genome shotgun sequence genome:
- the LOC107951363 gene encoding uncharacterized protein At4g26450 isoform X1 has product MHARHRTAGNDYRSNSMAMGVSASRISPETSGRGHGFYNLEYRNFKRGFGRGQSHPKSFQPHPLPAREGTDIFMEAGRLAAEYLVSQGLLPPTVLPAKWQNGRLKKQMGDYQDYRSQEGDNLHVPYDGRTSALARLRNANSDLGPGRRKYLDDNNSTWSKNLSKGRRKEGSYRGREYGGSGSWSDRIRGSPDLEIDDDNVSGHHEEPQAGKDVGNGLQKSVSNEFAPKGEELDNFDVKYNLEDELSLMASSSGAEKDLKSETDGELQKRSDESMDFRAEAVELKDGGNDNVETEEEGILNDSSFKHSSTEDDVSGKTGADLLALCKFAKVPTKTRSSLTLKNLKPDSVSTIGQEGVSDFESPNVPQALLEDNSLGGSSGDLLLNKTQDSKPDSELSKDLSVHSFGLDHMYGVDQGKCTRSQSFPDRVLLHDTEEELAQEMPGLQRSCSMVVIEERGEKRGLEQSDLREGAKKPREWLQPVTTKAEFLPFSDFDDKKVGSVEGTASPSEKVGVIVERGIQDSLVTTSSFPDGDGESSVSYVQEKQLFPNAFKICDLNLMEASDINESHHNDPIIMYSSTSETKSEAATIDIDLSMSNSNSGGGNRHTSNCKEIEVIDLENDCTQEDKAVDTLERKSEPMFVSMNGDMTDVPDQYDGLMITEFLQNFSNCPPDDINAHPLQNESINSLQTEDINPLQNEMGLHNGEGTLADDDSIYMSLGEIPLSFLPAWEQPPSQGYEKPF; this is encoded by the exons ATGCATGCTAGACATAGAACCGCTGGGAATGACTATAGATCTAATTCTATGGCGATGGGGGTTTCCGCCTCCCGGATATCCCCTGAAACATCGGGTAGAGGCCATGGGTTTTACAATTTAGAGTACCGCAACTTCAAGCGTGGTTTTGGGCGTGGTCAAAGCCACCCGAAATCGTTTCAACCGCATCCGCTCCCAGCACGCGAAGGCACTGACATATTTATGGAAGCTGGCCGTCTTGCGGCGGAATATTTGGTCTCTCAGGGGTTATTGCCCCCAACTGTGCTACCTGCTAAATGGCAGAACGGTAGGTTGAAGAAGCAAATGGGGGATTATCAAGACTATAGGTCACAAGAGGGTGATAACTTGCACGTTCCCTATGATGGCCGAACATCGGCACTTGCTCGTCTTAGAAATGCTAATTCTGATTTGGGTCCAGGCAGGAGGAAGTACCTTGATGATAATAACTCCACATGGTCTAAAAATCTTTCTAAAGGAAGGAGGAAAGAGGGATCTTACCGGGGTCGAGAATATGGGGGAAGTGGGTCATGGTCTGATCGGATTCGGGGTTCTCCTGACTTGGAGATTGATGATGATAATGTTTCTGGACATCATGAAGAGCCACAGGCTGGTAAAGATGTTGGTAATGGATTGCAGAAGTCTGTTTCGAACGAGTTTGCTCCTAAAGGTGAAGAATTAGATAACTTTGATGTTAAGTACAATCTAGAGGATGAATTGAGCTTAATGGCAAGTTCTTCTGGTGCCGAGAAAGATCTAAAGTCTGAAACTGATGGAGAACTCCAGAAGAGATCGGATGAATCAATGGATTTTAGAGCTGAGGCTGTAGAACTGAAGGATGGCGGCAATGATAATGTTGAAACTGAAGAGGAGGGTATCTTGAATGATTCATCTTTCAAGCATTCTTCTACAGAGGATGATGTCTCGGGGAAGACTGGTGCAGATTTACTGGCCCTCTGCAAATTTGCTAAGGTGCCTACTAAAACACGTTCTTCCTTGACATTGAAGAACTTAAAACCGGACTCAGTTTCAACCATTGGGCAGGAAGGTGTTTCTGATTTTGAATCTCCAAATGTTCCTCAAGCATTGCTTGAAGACAACTCTCTGGGAGGTTCCTCTGGTGATCTGCTATTAAATAAAACTCAGGATTCGAAACCTGATTCTGAACTTTCGAAAGACTTGTCAGTTCATTCTTTTGGCTTGGATCACATGTATGGTGTTGATCAGGGTAAGTGTACAAGGTCTCAGTCTTTCCCAGATAGAGTCCTATTGCATGACACTGAGGAGGAATTGGCTCAGGAGATGCCTGGACTCCAAAGATCCTGCTCTATGGTTGTAATTGAAGAGAGAGGTGAAAAACGAGGTTTGGAGCAGAGTGATTTGAGAGAGGGAGCCAAAAAGCCAAGAGAATGGCTTCAGCCTGTGACTACAAAGGCTGAGTTCCTGCCcttttctgattttgatgataaGAAAGTAGGCTCAGTAGAAGGCACAGCTTCGCCTTCTGAGAAAGTTGGTGTGATTGTAGAACGAGGGATCCAAGACAGCTTGGTTACTACTTCAAGTTTTCCTGATGGAGATGGTGAATCAAGTGTCAGTTATGTACAAGAAAAGCAGCTTTTTCCAAATGCATTCAAGATATGTGACCTTAATCTGATGGAAGCGTCTGATATAAATGAAAGTCATCATAATGATCCAATTATTATGTACTCCTCCACTTCAGAAACCAAAAGTGAAGCAGCAACAATTGATATTGATTTGTCAATGAGTAACTCCAACTCTGGTGGTGGTAATAGGCATACAAGTAACTGCAAGGAGATTGAAGTAATTGATCTAGAGAATGATTGCACCCAAGAAGACAAGGCTGTTGATACTTTGGAGAGGAA GAGTGAACCAATGTTTGTGAGCATGAATGGTGATATGACTGATGTACCAGATCAATATGATGGGCTTATGATCACAGAGTTCCTCCAAAATTTTTCCAATTGCCCCCCTGATGATATAAATGCTCACCCTCTACAAAATGAAAGCATTAACAGTCTGCAGACTGAGGACATCAATCCTCTGCAGAATGAGATGGGCCTACATAATGGAGAG GGAACTCTTGCCGACGACGACTCGATATATATGTCCCTGGGGGAAATACCATTAA GCTTTTTGCCAGCATGGGAGCAACCACCATCCCAGGGGTATGAAAAGCCATTCTGA
- the LOC107951363 gene encoding uncharacterized protein At4g26450 isoform X2, whose protein sequence is MHARHRTAGNDYRSNSMAMGVSASRISPETSGRGHGFYNLEYRNFKRGFGRGQSHPKSFQPHPLPAREGTDIFMEAGRLAAEYLVSQGLLPPTVLPAKWQNGRLKKQMGDYQDYRSQEGDNLHVPYDGRTSALARLRNANSDLGPGRRKYLDDNNSTWSKNLSKGRRKEGSYRGREYGGSGSWSDRIRGSPDLEIDDDNVSGHHEEPQAGKDVGNGLQKSVSNEFAPKGEELDNFDVKYNLEDELSLMASSSGAEKDLKSETDGELQKRSDESMDFRAEAVELKDGGNDNVETEEEGILNDSSFKHSSTEDDVSGKTGADLLALCKFAKVPTKTRSSLTLKNLKPDSVSTIGQEGVSDFESPNVPQALLEDNSLGGSSGDLLLNKTQDSKPDSELSKDLSVHSFGLDHMYGVDQGKCTRSQSFPDRVLLHDTEEELAQEMPGLQRSCSMVVIEERGEKRGLEQSDLREGAKKPREWLQPVTTKAEFLPFSDFDDKKVGSVEGTASPSEKVGVIVERGIQDSLVTTSSFPDGDGESSVSYVQEKQLFPNAFKICDLNLMEASDINESHHNDPIIMYSSTSETKSEAATIDIDLSMSNSNSGGGNRHTSNCKEIEVIDLENDCTQEDKAVDTLERKSEPMFVSMNGDMTDVPDQYDGLMITEFLQNFSNCPPDDINAHPLQNESINSLQTEDINPLQNEMGLHNGEGTLADDDSIYMSLGEIPLSMPPI, encoded by the exons ATGCATGCTAGACATAGAACCGCTGGGAATGACTATAGATCTAATTCTATGGCGATGGGGGTTTCCGCCTCCCGGATATCCCCTGAAACATCGGGTAGAGGCCATGGGTTTTACAATTTAGAGTACCGCAACTTCAAGCGTGGTTTTGGGCGTGGTCAAAGCCACCCGAAATCGTTTCAACCGCATCCGCTCCCAGCACGCGAAGGCACTGACATATTTATGGAAGCTGGCCGTCTTGCGGCGGAATATTTGGTCTCTCAGGGGTTATTGCCCCCAACTGTGCTACCTGCTAAATGGCAGAACGGTAGGTTGAAGAAGCAAATGGGGGATTATCAAGACTATAGGTCACAAGAGGGTGATAACTTGCACGTTCCCTATGATGGCCGAACATCGGCACTTGCTCGTCTTAGAAATGCTAATTCTGATTTGGGTCCAGGCAGGAGGAAGTACCTTGATGATAATAACTCCACATGGTCTAAAAATCTTTCTAAAGGAAGGAGGAAAGAGGGATCTTACCGGGGTCGAGAATATGGGGGAAGTGGGTCATGGTCTGATCGGATTCGGGGTTCTCCTGACTTGGAGATTGATGATGATAATGTTTCTGGACATCATGAAGAGCCACAGGCTGGTAAAGATGTTGGTAATGGATTGCAGAAGTCTGTTTCGAACGAGTTTGCTCCTAAAGGTGAAGAATTAGATAACTTTGATGTTAAGTACAATCTAGAGGATGAATTGAGCTTAATGGCAAGTTCTTCTGGTGCCGAGAAAGATCTAAAGTCTGAAACTGATGGAGAACTCCAGAAGAGATCGGATGAATCAATGGATTTTAGAGCTGAGGCTGTAGAACTGAAGGATGGCGGCAATGATAATGTTGAAACTGAAGAGGAGGGTATCTTGAATGATTCATCTTTCAAGCATTCTTCTACAGAGGATGATGTCTCGGGGAAGACTGGTGCAGATTTACTGGCCCTCTGCAAATTTGCTAAGGTGCCTACTAAAACACGTTCTTCCTTGACATTGAAGAACTTAAAACCGGACTCAGTTTCAACCATTGGGCAGGAAGGTGTTTCTGATTTTGAATCTCCAAATGTTCCTCAAGCATTGCTTGAAGACAACTCTCTGGGAGGTTCCTCTGGTGATCTGCTATTAAATAAAACTCAGGATTCGAAACCTGATTCTGAACTTTCGAAAGACTTGTCAGTTCATTCTTTTGGCTTGGATCACATGTATGGTGTTGATCAGGGTAAGTGTACAAGGTCTCAGTCTTTCCCAGATAGAGTCCTATTGCATGACACTGAGGAGGAATTGGCTCAGGAGATGCCTGGACTCCAAAGATCCTGCTCTATGGTTGTAATTGAAGAGAGAGGTGAAAAACGAGGTTTGGAGCAGAGTGATTTGAGAGAGGGAGCCAAAAAGCCAAGAGAATGGCTTCAGCCTGTGACTACAAAGGCTGAGTTCCTGCCcttttctgattttgatgataaGAAAGTAGGCTCAGTAGAAGGCACAGCTTCGCCTTCTGAGAAAGTTGGTGTGATTGTAGAACGAGGGATCCAAGACAGCTTGGTTACTACTTCAAGTTTTCCTGATGGAGATGGTGAATCAAGTGTCAGTTATGTACAAGAAAAGCAGCTTTTTCCAAATGCATTCAAGATATGTGACCTTAATCTGATGGAAGCGTCTGATATAAATGAAAGTCATCATAATGATCCAATTATTATGTACTCCTCCACTTCAGAAACCAAAAGTGAAGCAGCAACAATTGATATTGATTTGTCAATGAGTAACTCCAACTCTGGTGGTGGTAATAGGCATACAAGTAACTGCAAGGAGATTGAAGTAATTGATCTAGAGAATGATTGCACCCAAGAAGACAAGGCTGTTGATACTTTGGAGAGGAA GAGTGAACCAATGTTTGTGAGCATGAATGGTGATATGACTGATGTACCAGATCAATATGATGGGCTTATGATCACAGAGTTCCTCCAAAATTTTTCCAATTGCCCCCCTGATGATATAAATGCTCACCCTCTACAAAATGAAAGCATTAACAGTCTGCAGACTGAGGACATCAATCCTCTGCAGAATGAGATGGGCCTACATAATGGAGAG GGAACTCTTGCCGACGACGACTCGATATATATGTCCCTGGGGGAAATACCATTAAGTATGCCTCCTATTTAA
- the LOC107951363 gene encoding uncharacterized protein At4g26450 isoform X3, with protein sequence MHARHRTAGNDYRSNSMAMGVSASRISPETSGRGHGFYNLEYRNFKRGFGRGQSHPKSFQPHPLPAREGTDIFMEAGRLAAEYLVSQGLLPPTVLPAKWQNGRLKKQMGDYQDYRSQEGDNLHVPYDGRTSALARLRNANSDLGPGRRKYLDDNNSTWSKNLSKGRRKEGSYRGREYGGSGSWSDRIRGSPDLEIDDDNVSGHHEEPQAGKDVGNGLQKSVSNEFAPKGEELDNFDVKYNLEDELSLMASSSGAEKDLKSETDGELQKRSDESMDFRAEAVELKDGGNDNVETEEEGILNDSSFKHSSTEDDVSGKTGADLLALCKFAKVPTKTRSSLTLKNLKPDSVSTIGQEGVSDFESPNVPQALLEDNSLGGSSGDLLLNKTQDSKPDSELSKDLSVHSFGLDHMYGVDQGKCTRSQSFPDRVLLHDTEEELAQEMPGLQRSCSMVVIEERGEKRGLEQSDLREGAKKPREWLQPVTTKAEFLPFSDFDDKKVGSVEGTASPSEKVGVIVERGIQDSLVTTSSFPDGDGESSVSYVQEKQLFPNAFKICDLNLMEASDINESHHNDPIIMYSSTSETKSEAATIDIDLSMSNSNSGGGNRHTSNCKEIEVIDLENDCTQEDKAVDTLERKSEPMFVSMNGDMTDVPDQYDGLMITEFLQNFSNCPPDDINAHPLQNESINSLQTEDINPLQNEMGLHNGEGTLADDDSIYMSLGEIPLSAKMCGGESYLP encoded by the exons ATGCATGCTAGACATAGAACCGCTGGGAATGACTATAGATCTAATTCTATGGCGATGGGGGTTTCCGCCTCCCGGATATCCCCTGAAACATCGGGTAGAGGCCATGGGTTTTACAATTTAGAGTACCGCAACTTCAAGCGTGGTTTTGGGCGTGGTCAAAGCCACCCGAAATCGTTTCAACCGCATCCGCTCCCAGCACGCGAAGGCACTGACATATTTATGGAAGCTGGCCGTCTTGCGGCGGAATATTTGGTCTCTCAGGGGTTATTGCCCCCAACTGTGCTACCTGCTAAATGGCAGAACGGTAGGTTGAAGAAGCAAATGGGGGATTATCAAGACTATAGGTCACAAGAGGGTGATAACTTGCACGTTCCCTATGATGGCCGAACATCGGCACTTGCTCGTCTTAGAAATGCTAATTCTGATTTGGGTCCAGGCAGGAGGAAGTACCTTGATGATAATAACTCCACATGGTCTAAAAATCTTTCTAAAGGAAGGAGGAAAGAGGGATCTTACCGGGGTCGAGAATATGGGGGAAGTGGGTCATGGTCTGATCGGATTCGGGGTTCTCCTGACTTGGAGATTGATGATGATAATGTTTCTGGACATCATGAAGAGCCACAGGCTGGTAAAGATGTTGGTAATGGATTGCAGAAGTCTGTTTCGAACGAGTTTGCTCCTAAAGGTGAAGAATTAGATAACTTTGATGTTAAGTACAATCTAGAGGATGAATTGAGCTTAATGGCAAGTTCTTCTGGTGCCGAGAAAGATCTAAAGTCTGAAACTGATGGAGAACTCCAGAAGAGATCGGATGAATCAATGGATTTTAGAGCTGAGGCTGTAGAACTGAAGGATGGCGGCAATGATAATGTTGAAACTGAAGAGGAGGGTATCTTGAATGATTCATCTTTCAAGCATTCTTCTACAGAGGATGATGTCTCGGGGAAGACTGGTGCAGATTTACTGGCCCTCTGCAAATTTGCTAAGGTGCCTACTAAAACACGTTCTTCCTTGACATTGAAGAACTTAAAACCGGACTCAGTTTCAACCATTGGGCAGGAAGGTGTTTCTGATTTTGAATCTCCAAATGTTCCTCAAGCATTGCTTGAAGACAACTCTCTGGGAGGTTCCTCTGGTGATCTGCTATTAAATAAAACTCAGGATTCGAAACCTGATTCTGAACTTTCGAAAGACTTGTCAGTTCATTCTTTTGGCTTGGATCACATGTATGGTGTTGATCAGGGTAAGTGTACAAGGTCTCAGTCTTTCCCAGATAGAGTCCTATTGCATGACACTGAGGAGGAATTGGCTCAGGAGATGCCTGGACTCCAAAGATCCTGCTCTATGGTTGTAATTGAAGAGAGAGGTGAAAAACGAGGTTTGGAGCAGAGTGATTTGAGAGAGGGAGCCAAAAAGCCAAGAGAATGGCTTCAGCCTGTGACTACAAAGGCTGAGTTCCTGCCcttttctgattttgatgataaGAAAGTAGGCTCAGTAGAAGGCACAGCTTCGCCTTCTGAGAAAGTTGGTGTGATTGTAGAACGAGGGATCCAAGACAGCTTGGTTACTACTTCAAGTTTTCCTGATGGAGATGGTGAATCAAGTGTCAGTTATGTACAAGAAAAGCAGCTTTTTCCAAATGCATTCAAGATATGTGACCTTAATCTGATGGAAGCGTCTGATATAAATGAAAGTCATCATAATGATCCAATTATTATGTACTCCTCCACTTCAGAAACCAAAAGTGAAGCAGCAACAATTGATATTGATTTGTCAATGAGTAACTCCAACTCTGGTGGTGGTAATAGGCATACAAGTAACTGCAAGGAGATTGAAGTAATTGATCTAGAGAATGATTGCACCCAAGAAGACAAGGCTGTTGATACTTTGGAGAGGAA GAGTGAACCAATGTTTGTGAGCATGAATGGTGATATGACTGATGTACCAGATCAATATGATGGGCTTATGATCACAGAGTTCCTCCAAAATTTTTCCAATTGCCCCCCTGATGATATAAATGCTCACCCTCTACAAAATGAAAGCATTAACAGTCTGCAGACTGAGGACATCAATCCTCTGCAGAATGAGATGGGCCTACATAATGGAGAG GGAACTCTTGCCGACGACGACTCGATATATATGTCCCTGGGGGAAATACCATTAA GTGCTAAGATGTGTGGTGGGGAAAGTTACCTCCCATAG